A window of the Diabrotica undecimpunctata isolate CICGRU chromosome 1, icDiaUnde3, whole genome shotgun sequence genome harbors these coding sequences:
- the LOC140451332 gene encoding uncharacterized protein has protein sequence MALKNSRKNNSVISGQSREIIFNVFNYFKNIKLEAETLKTVKENTAKATGISIRTIERITSEAKCSLKNTGRVHFSSPGKKRVSRSIIDLPEYQISDIRRIIYDFYKTEKCRVTVKKLKQKIHNDLDITISQTSLRRLLRKMQFRWRKTENNRKVLVEKSAIRALRIKYLRQIKYFRSQNRPIVYVDETYLHSGHTSSKNWTDESTKGLFSNISKGQRLIIVHAGGDMGFIKNGLLIFKSGSKSGAYHSEMNSDNYGKWLQEHLLPNLPANSVLVFDNAPYHSIQLERAPTSNSNKNQMIEWLMQKNISFTPSALKPELYEIIKYHKPHHVKYKFDEILRAHGHIPLRLPPYHPDLNPIELIWATVKNNIRQKNVTFKLTDVQKLAEEEFTNIDANEWRKRCYHVIKKEDEYMDSEIVADNATQIAPIIINLDSDSSSTEFSSSEDEDEENY, from the exons ATGGCGTTGAAAAATAGTAGAAAGAATAATTCTGTTATCAGTGGACAATCTCGGGAGATTATATTTAATgtgtttaattatttcaaaaatattaaactcGAAGCAGAGACCctaaaaactgtgaaagaaaatacagctaaagcaacag GCATTTCCATCAGAACAATCGAAAGAATAACAAGCGAGGCAAAATGTTCTTTGAAAAATACCGGCAGAGTCCATTTTTCCAGTCCAGGCAAAAAACGAGTCAGtagatcaatcatagatttgccgGAATACCAAATAAGCGACATTCGCAGAATAATTTACGATttttataaaacagaaaaatgtcgggttacggtaaaaaaattaaaacaaaaaattcacaACGATTTGGATATCACAATTTCACAAACATCTTTAAGGCGACTTCTACGCAAAATGCAATTTCGTTGGAGGAAAACCGAAAACAACCGAAAAGTGCTTGTAGAAAAAAGTGCAATAAGAGCTTTGAGAATAAAATATCTGAGGCAAATCAAATATTTTCGGAGTCAAAATAGGCCAATCGTGTATGTTGACGAGACCTACTTACACAGCGGTCATACTTCTTCAAAGAACTGGACTGACGAATCAACCAAGGggttattttcaaatatttccaAAGGTCAACGACTAATAATAGTGCATGCCGGTGGGGATATGGGATTCATAAAAAATGGGTTATTAATCTTTAAATCAGGTTCAAAATCAGGGGCTTACCACTCTGAAATGAATTCAGACAACTATGGAAAGTGGTTACAAGAACATTTATTACCTAATTTACCTGCTAACTCGGTATTAGTTTTTGATAACGCACCTTATCACAGCATTCAGTTGGAGCGGGCGCCTACATCAAACtcaaacaaaaatcaaatgatagaatggttaatgcagaaaaatatttcatttacacCTAGTGCTTTAAAACCTGAACTGTATGAAATAATTAAATATCATAAACCTCATCATGTAAAATACAAATTCGACGAAATTCTACGTGCGCATGGCCATATTCCTTTACGTTTACCTCCTTACCATCCTGACCTAAACCCTATCGAACTAATATGGGCGACAGTCAAAAATAATATAAGGCAGAAAAACGTTACATTTAAGCTAACTGACGTACAAAAACTCGCCGAGGAAGAATTCACTAATATTGATGCAAATGAGTGGAGAAAACGATGTTACCATGTCATTAAGAAGGAAGATGAGTATATGGACAGCGAGATAGTTGCTGATAACGCCACGCAAATAGCTccaattattataaatcttgACAGTGACTCTTCCAGTACGGAGTTTTCTTCTTccgaagatgaagatgaagaaaattattaa